TACCGAAAAGCAATCCAAAAATAAGAATGGCCAAAAAGATTTCCAACGGATGGGATTTTACACTGTTTCCAAAAATCAAGGGTTGGTTTAAGAAATTATCAATCAATTGAATGATCAGATAACCAATCAGAATGTAAGTTAGTTTAGGCAAAATCACAGTCTGAAAATCAAACCCTAAGTTACTGGTGATCGCTAGTATAATCATAAATACTCCACCAAATAATGGGCCTACGTATGGGATTAGGTTACAAATTGCTGCAATTAAAGCGACTGCAATGGCATTATGAACCCCAAATATCAATAGGAGTATGGTGTATAAGATAAAAAGGATGACTACCTGTAATAATAGACCAACAAAGTAGCGGGAGAGTAAATCTTTAATTTTGGTAAAGGCTCTCATAAATCTGTTCTCATCTTCTTTTTTTGCAAGCACTAATAAGCTATTTTCGAGAAGAAGACTGTCTTTCAATAAAAAGAAAGAAATAAATAAAACCGAGAATAACCCAATTAAAACCGCTCCGAAACCACTTAAAAACGAGTTTATAACATTGGGGATAGCTTTTAAATCAAAAAACTGCATTAGATCGGTTTGTTTTATCAGTTCTACAAAATTTAGTTTTTCTATTTTAAAATAAGCACTAACCTCCTGATTAAACCTATTGATATCATCACCTAATTTATTGATATCAATTTCACCAATTAATTGTCCTTGTTCACTAATAATAGGAACAAACAACATGAAAATACTAAGAAATAACCCAATAACAATTAGTAGTGTGGTGATCACTGCCAACGAATTTTTAAATTTCAGTTTCTTTTTAAGAAATAGGACCAAGGGTCTACCCATTAGAGAAATTACAGAAGCAAAGGCAATGTATATAAGAACAGACTGTATTTTATATAGAAACCAGAGTAATCCCAGAACGCCAATAATAATAGCTACTGCTCTTAAGATTCCGTATGCAATTGTTTTTGAATTCATATTTTAAAATTTCGAAGATTCAAAGTTACAAAGTTTTGATTTGTGCTTTATTGCTATCCTTTTGGAGTATTATTTTTTACTGCTCAATATTTGTTTTGTAATCTCATATAGAGCAATTCCCGTTGCTGTTGCAACATTCATACTACTGTTATTACCATACATATTGATGTGTACACTGTGTTTTGTTAAAGCCAAAACTTCATTAGATACTCCAAAATTTTCTTCACCGATCACAAGTGCTATTTTTTCCTGGGGAGATGGTTTATAATCTGCAACAGGAATACTTGTATCTGTAATTTCTAATGCCAGAATAGTATATCCATTAGATTTAAATTGCTGTACGGTACGTATACTATCTTCGGTTTGATGATAAGGTACGATCTCGTGTGTAGCTCTTGCTGTACGTTGCATACGTTTACTAATCACAGTAATATCTTCTCCGCAAAAATAGATTTGCTCTATACCAAAACTATCTGCGATTCTAAATATACTTCCAATATTTGCAGGTGAATTCACCCGATCACAGATAAGCGTTATCGGAAATCGATTTTTTACAAACCGATTATGATGATGATGTAATTGCTCTGACATTAATTCTCAAAAGCGTATTTAATAATATTAGCTCCCATTTTTAGTGCTTTGGATCTTACTTCTTCTGGGTCATTATGTACCTCTGGATTTTCCCAACCATCACCCAGGTCACTTTCAAAAGTAAAGAGCAGTATCAGGCGATTTTCATGAATAATCCCAAGCGCTTGTGGTCGTTTTCCATCATGTTCATGGATTTTGGGTAATCCTTGCGGGAAATTATATTTTGATGAAAAAATAGGGTGTGTTACCGGTAATTCTACCAGTTCATTATCAGGAAAAACCTTAATGAGTTCTTTTCGAATGTATGGTTCCATACCATAGTTATCATCAATATGTAGAAAACCACCGCTTAAGAGGTAATTTCTTAAGTTTTGGGCATCTACATCTGTAAAAAAAACATTACCATGTCCTGTCATATGAACATATGGATATTGAAATATATCAACACTTTCTGGCTTAACTGTTTTTGGCTTGACAGGTATTGCAGTATTAATATTTTGATTACAAAATGTAATAAGGTTAGGAATAGCCGTAGGATTACTATACCAATCACCACCTCCTTTATATTGTAAAATGGCAATATCTTGCCCATAAATTGATATGGTTACCAAAAAAAAGAAGATATATCCAGTAAGTTTTATCATCATGCTCGTCTAAAATAAAGCCTAAAAGTACTAAAATTATGCAGATGTTACAGAAGCTTATGATGCTATTAACGCTTGTTGTTTCGATTCCTATAAATGCTCAGGAAAGCAATGAATCAGCAATAGTATTAGAATTATTTACCTCACAAGGGTGTAGTAGCTGTCCGCCGGCAGATGAATTACTCGAGAATATTAAGAAAAAAAACAAAGATCAAAATGTAGTTGTGCTATCCTATCATGTAGATTACTGGAATAGATTGGGGTGGAAAGACCCATTTAGTTCAGCAGGATTTAGTGACTATCAAAGAACGTATGCACAACAATTTAACAGCAGATCCATTTATACTCCACAATTAGTGGTTAACGGAAGTGAACATTTTACCGGATCAGATCGGTATAAGGCAAATATAGCTTTAAAAAAATATTCAAAAACTAGTGTTAATTCTACTATTTTGATAAAGGATATACGACAAGAACCTTCTCAGGTTATTTTTAATTATAGGGTAGATGGTGAGCCGTTCAATACGATTACACTAGCCTTGGTAGTTTCTGAGCGTATTACTAATATATCGAGAGGAGAAAACAGAGATAGAACATTAAAAAATACCAATATTGTCGCTAATCGAGTGGTTAAACAAGAAGAATCGGGGAGTATCTCGATGATCATTCCGGATTGGGTTTCAGAAAATGATGAGCTATCTGTAATCGCATATACACAAGATAAGACTTTAAAAACTACAGGAGCTACAAAATTGGCGCTTCTTAGGTAATTGTTTGGGTATAGTATATTTAGAACTTCTTATAAGTTTAATACTATTCAAAATCATTATAGTAACTTTGGGTGGATGCGTTTTAATCTTAACTTTTAGTAAAGATTATACCTAGATCAATAATGTTATGGAAATAAAGGATATACATAGTTTTCTTAAGTATTATACCAGGATAAAAGATCGTACCCGAAAGTTATTTGAACATATTCCAACAGAAAAAATAGAATGGACCACTAGTAAGGGTAAATTTACTATTGGTGATATTATACGTCATCTGGCACTTACAGAGAGGTTTATGTATGTCGAAAATGTTCGACTAAGGCCTAGTTTATATACCGGTTGTGGAGAAAGCTATGCAAAAGGATATCAAAAGACAATTAATCTGTATAATCAGCTACATCTCGAATCGGTAACAATTCTTTCACAGCTTACACCCGAAGATTTACTTAAAAAATGTGAAACACCAGGAGGCCATAAAATAACAATATGGAAATTACTAAGAGCTATGGTAGAACATGAAATCCACCACAGAGGAGCACTATACACATATCTTGCACTATTAGAGGTAAAGACTCCACCTATATTTGGATTAACCTCAGAAGAAGTAATACAAAAAAGGTAGCCTTATGAAATTCGAGAATATCTGGGAAGAGTATAAAAAGCCGTTATTAAACTTCATTAAGACAAAAGTTAATGATAACAATATTAGTGAGGATATAGTACAAGATGTGGGCATAAAACTACATACAGCAGTATACAAAAATCAAGAAATCAATAATTACAAATCCTGGCTTTTTCAAGTAGCAAGAAATACGATTGCAGATTATTATAGAAAAAATAAAATACCGACTACTGGTATAAAAGACCAACCAGAGATTGCCGAAACATCAATGCCTAACACTTGTGTGTGTGACTTATCGGGTTTTGTTATTCAGAATTACCTTCCGAAACAATATGCAGAAGCACTTTATCTAAGTGATATCGAACAAAAGCCTCAAAAAGAGATTGCCAAAATTTTGGGTCTAAGCATTACAGCTACTAAATCCAGAATACAAAGAGGACGAAAAAAACTAAAGGAATTAGTGATCGATTGTATAGAGATATCATACAATACTAAAGGGCAGATAACTGGGTTTGTGCTTAAAGATGATTGCGAATTACCACGAGAACTAGTAACCGAGATAGATAAATTAAATTTAACGATATAAACTGCATCTTTTTGTTCTATTTGTACGACTACAAGTTAAAATAGAATAATGAAGCAAAATAAAGTTTTACCCCTTTTAGCCGTTCCCGTTTTATTAGTAATAACTGGCATAATTGCATCCTTAACCATAAATAGGAATTGGAGTTTTGAAATATCGTCTTATGTTATCTTTCTTTTTACGGCAATTTATATTTTGGTGGTAGAGCAAATAATCCCTTTAAAAACCGATTGGAAAACTAAAAAAAGTAATCTTTGGTCAGATATAAAACACTTTATATTTTCGGCGGCACTTTTTGATGCATTAGGAAAAACAGTATCGCTGTCTTTTGTATTATATCTTCAACAAAATTTCTTTATATCATCAAAAATATGGGACGATGTTCCTCTCATACTAACCTTTGTGGTCGCAAATATAATAGGAGAATTTCTACCTTATTTCTACCATAGAATTAGCCATATCGGAAACCGTAATTCGATACTAAGTTTATTGCTGTGGAAAATACATTCGATTCATCATTTACCAACTTCACTAAACTGGTTTAAAACAAACTGGATACATCCAATTAATATCTTCTTTAATACGGTGTTTAAAATGGTACCTCTTTTGCTTTTAGGGTTTCATGAAGAAGTTATCTTTTTGGTAGGAGTAACACATGTGGTGATAGCCTATATTTCTCATGCCAATATCAAAACAAAAACAGGCTTTTTGGATTATTTGATCGTTACTCCGCAAATACATCATTTTCATCATAGTAAACTACTGCACGAAGCTAAAAATTACGGAAATATTATACCGTATTGGGATCTGGTTTTTGGAACCTATTATAACCGTAAAGGAGAAGTTGATGATGTAGGAGTCATAGAAAACCATATTTTATATCCAAAACAGAAAAACTACCTCCAACAGTTATTATTTCCATTTAAGCGAGTTTTTAAGGAATGTTGTCAAGTAAAGTGATTACTATTATTCAATTCAAAAATGATTACAATATATACATTTGTAAATGTATATAAGTATAATTGCCTTTTGTAACTTTGATACAACAGTCTGATCATATACAATAGTCAAAAATGCAAATATCTGAAATAACACAAAAACTTAGTTATCTATTAGAAAAGGGAGCAAAGCTAATACATGATTGCAGTGAAAATGAACTTAAATCCAAACCTTTACCAAATAAATGGTCGAAAAAAGAAATTTTAGGCCATCTGATAGATTCTGGAATACATAATCTACAAAGATTTACAGAAATCCAATTTGAAAACAAACCT
The sequence above is a segment of the Aquimarina spinulae genome. Coding sequences within it:
- a CDS encoding AI-2E family transporter, with amino-acid sequence MNSKTIAYGILRAVAIIIGVLGLLWFLYKIQSVLIYIAFASVISLMGRPLVLFLKKKLKFKNSLAVITTLLIVIGLFLSIFMLFVPIISEQGQLIGEIDINKLGDDINRFNQEVSAYFKIEKLNFVELIKQTDLMQFFDLKAIPNVINSFLSGFGAVLIGLFSVLFISFFLLKDSLLLENSLLVLAKKEDENRFMRAFTKIKDLLSRYFVGLLLQVVILFILYTILLLIFGVHNAIAVALIAAICNLIPYVGPLFGGVFMIILAITSNLGFDFQTVILPKLTYILIGYLIIQLIDNFLNQPLIFGNSVKSHPLEIFLAILIFGLLFGIGGLIVAVPFYTAIKVISKEFLSEYKIVKTLTKDL
- a CDS encoding TrmH family RNA methyltransferase, which produces MSEQLHHHHNRFVKNRFPITLICDRVNSPANIGSIFRIADSFGIEQIYFCGEDITVISKRMQRTARATHEIVPYHQTEDSIRTVQQFKSNGYTILALEITDTSIPVADYKPSPQEKIALVIGEENFGVSNEVLALTKHSVHINMYGNNSSMNVATATGIALYEITKQILSSKK
- a CDS encoding DUF4159 domain-containing protein, producing the protein MIKLTGYIFFFLVTISIYGQDIAILQYKGGGDWYSNPTAIPNLITFCNQNINTAIPVKPKTVKPESVDIFQYPYVHMTGHGNVFFTDVDAQNLRNYLLSGGFLHIDDNYGMEPYIRKELIKVFPDNELVELPVTHPIFSSKYNFPQGLPKIHEHDGKRPQALGIIHENRLILLFTFESDLGDGWENPEVHNDPEEVRSKALKMGANIIKYAFEN
- a CDS encoding DUF1223 domain-containing protein is translated as MLQKLMMLLTLVVSIPINAQESNESAIVLELFTSQGCSSCPPADELLENIKKKNKDQNVVVLSYHVDYWNRLGWKDPFSSAGFSDYQRTYAQQFNSRSIYTPQLVVNGSEHFTGSDRYKANIALKKYSKTSVNSTILIKDIRQEPSQVIFNYRVDGEPFNTITLALVVSERITNISRGENRDRTLKNTNIVANRVVKQEESGSISMIIPDWVSENDELSVIAYTQDKTLKTTGATKLALLR
- a CDS encoding DinB family protein codes for the protein MEIKDIHSFLKYYTRIKDRTRKLFEHIPTEKIEWTTSKGKFTIGDIIRHLALTERFMYVENVRLRPSLYTGCGESYAKGYQKTINLYNQLHLESVTILSQLTPEDLLKKCETPGGHKITIWKLLRAMVEHEIHHRGALYTYLALLEVKTPPIFGLTSEEVIQKR
- a CDS encoding sigma-70 family RNA polymerase sigma factor, with the protein product MKFENIWEEYKKPLLNFIKTKVNDNNISEDIVQDVGIKLHTAVYKNQEINNYKSWLFQVARNTIADYYRKNKIPTTGIKDQPEIAETSMPNTCVCDLSGFVIQNYLPKQYAEALYLSDIEQKPQKEIAKILGLSITATKSRIQRGRKKLKELVIDCIEISYNTKGQITGFVLKDDCELPRELVTEIDKLNLTI
- a CDS encoding sterol desaturase family protein → MKQNKVLPLLAVPVLLVITGIIASLTINRNWSFEISSYVIFLFTAIYILVVEQIIPLKTDWKTKKSNLWSDIKHFIFSAALFDALGKTVSLSFVLYLQQNFFISSKIWDDVPLILTFVVANIIGEFLPYFYHRISHIGNRNSILSLLLWKIHSIHHLPTSLNWFKTNWIHPINIFFNTVFKMVPLLLLGFHEEVIFLVGVTHVVIAYISHANIKTKTGFLDYLIVTPQIHHFHHSKLLHEAKNYGNIIPYWDLVFGTYYNRKGEVDDVGVIENHILYPKQKNYLQQLLFPFKRVFKECCQVK